In a genomic window of uncultured Fretibacterium sp.:
- the hpt gene encoding hypoxanthine phosphoribosyltransferase, with protein sequence MEQEYRIGEVLFSRGEIAERVSDLAGWIAADMRGKELLVVGILNGAVFFLTDLVRRMPEDLDVRVDFMSVSSYENATKSSGVVRILRDIGSSIEDRHVLIVEDIIDTGYTLSYLLELLQARKPASLRTCVLLDKSARREVAVHVDYCGFSMPDAFVVGYGLDYAGRWRHLPDIHSVSAHSTVNS encoded by the coding sequence GTGGAGCAGGAGTACAGGATCGGCGAGGTGTTGTTTTCTCGCGGGGAGATCGCGGAGCGCGTCTCCGATTTGGCCGGCTGGATTGCGGCGGACATGCGGGGCAAGGAGCTTTTGGTGGTGGGGATCCTCAACGGGGCCGTATTTTTCCTCACCGATCTCGTGCGGAGGATGCCCGAGGATCTGGACGTCCGCGTCGATTTTATGTCCGTCTCTTCCTATGAAAACGCGACGAAGAGCAGCGGAGTCGTGCGCATCCTGCGGGACATCGGGAGCAGTATCGAGGACAGGCACGTCCTTATCGTCGAGGACATCATCGACACGGGGTATACCCTCTCCTACCTGCTGGAGCTCCTCCAGGCCCGCAAGCCCGCAAGCCTCAGGACCTGCGTGTTGTTGGACAAAAGCGCACGGCGCGAGGTGGCGGTTCATGTGGACTACTGCGGCTTCTCCATGCCCGATGCCTTCGTCGTGGGGTATGGGCTGGACTACGCGGGGCGGTGGCGGCACCTCCCGGATATCCACTCGGTCAGCGCGCACAGCACCGTCAATTCCTGA